CAGGCCGTGACGACGGCCTTGCTGGCTCGTCAGCTGCACCGCCGCCGGGCCTTTGTGGAAAAAGTCCTCGACGTGTTCGAGCAAATCGACCTCATCAGCCGCGACGAGACGGGCCTGATCCGCATCGTGCCATGGCATGAAATCCAGAGCTTTGACCGGGACGAGAAAAAACGCCGCGACGCCCGCGACCGCATGCGCCGCTACCGCCGTCGCAAGGCCGAAGGCGGTGAGGTGCGCTGCCATACGTCCGAAGCTCCGGCCGGAAGGGGCACAGCGGCGGAAGAATCTGTCTATGACCAGCACTGCGGCAGCGAAGACTATGCCCGGCCTTCGGCGCAGGCTGCCCCGGCGGGATACGTCTGCTCGGACGAGACGGCGGCAGAGGAAACGGTATCGGTCTGCCCAGTCGGCGGGCTCGTTCCCGTACGGGAAGAGGCTGGCCGTATGGCGTCCTCTTATGGCGACGGCGAAGCCCCTGCCGTATGGGACGACGCAGCTCCGACGGCAGCTCCTTGGCAGGACGAAGAACGCCCTGGCCTGCAGGATACGTGCGCCCACATAGCCGAGCCCGGCGGCAACAGCGGCATCGCGCCCGTATGGACTACGGCAGCCCAAAGAGGCTGCGGCGATCCGGCGAAGGCCCCGTCCCCTTCGGCAGGACGAGGCGCCTTGCGCTGCTATACGGCGGCCTTCGGCCAGATGAGCAGCCGCACGGCAGAGGAGCTGACCGACTTGGCCCGCTGCTGGGGCGACGAAGCGGTCTGCGCCGCCATAGACATTGCCAGGGACAACGGCGCGTCCGGCATTCGCTACATCCGGGCCGTCCTGGTCAACAGCGGCGGACGGCCGCGGCGAAGGGAGAC
This region of Megasphaera stantonii genomic DNA includes:
- a CDS encoding phage replisome organizer N-terminal domain-containing protein: MKKLRWFQTKVGLFQDPRMMYLLSQPSGDSYFVIWFYLKDLAGMVNDDGYIYVAKGQAVTTALLARQLHRRRAFVEKVLDVFEQIDLISRDETGLIRIVPWHEIQSFDRDEKKRRDARDRMRRYRRRKAEGGEVRCHTSEAPAGRGTAAEESVYDQHCGSEDYARPSAQAAPAGYVCSDETAAEETVSVCPVGGLVPVREEAGRMASSYGDGEAPAVWDDAAPTAAPWQDEERPGLQDTCAHIAEPGGNSGIAPVWTTAAQRGCGDPAKAPSPSAGRGALRCYTAAFGQMSSRTAEELTDLARCWGDEAVCAAIDIARDNGASGIRYIRAVLVNSGGRPRRRETMYERREKEFNQYVDTMLRQIWESDGDGC